From the Primulina tabacum isolate GXHZ01 chromosome 15, ASM2559414v2, whole genome shotgun sequence genome, one window contains:
- the LOC142525959 gene encoding uncharacterized protein LOC142525959 has protein sequence MAGRPPRANRNPRYANTRDPDGEGNDQPNQRPGGLSREDLMVISKVVATTLHGLGNPPVMNPPPQPQGTKYHYEALMKARVPTFEESPDPETAQKLLKEMETNLRLMEVPQDIRVEVSIPFLVGEATKWWEGVSPPMGQTGLITWQRFRGAFLKHNFPTAVKLQKMSEFENLKQTPKMTVIDYDSKFHSLGTYSPTIMVDETLKVHRFTKGLSSRIQSALAVYEPNNFEDMMGAAIRAEADIKRREEQNKLKRPSSNFNQSQKFKKLASNGQYQGQAPPQYKKEAKACPKCKRKHVGECRYTVGACFRCGQFGHRMNQFPKPEDK, from the coding sequence ATGGCAGGCAGACCACCCCGCGCCAACCGCAACCCTCGTTATGCCAACACGCGTGACCCCGATGGTGAGGGTAATGACCAACCCAATCAACGCCCTGGAGGCCTCAGCCGTGAAGACCTCATGGTGATATCAAAGGTAGTGGCAACGACCTTGCACGGCTTGGGGAACCCTCCTGTGATGAATCCACCTCCACAACCTCAAGGGACCAAGTACCATTATGAAGCGCTTATGAAGGCGCGAGTCCCCACCTTTGAAGAGAGTCCCGACCCAGAAACAGCACAGAAATTGCTAAAGGAAATGGAGACTAATCTGCGGCTAATGGAAGTTCCTCAGGACATAAGAGTTGAAGTATCAATTCCCTTCCTTGTCGGTGAAGCAACCAAGTGGTGGGAAGGAGTTTCACCCCCGATGGGGCAGACGGGACTCATAACTTGGCAAAGGTTCCGTGGAGCCTTTCTGAAACACAACTTCCCAACTGCGGTGAAATTGCAAAAGATGTCTGAGTTCGAAAACTTGAAACAGACGCCAAAAATGACGGTTATAGACTATGATTCCAAGTTCCACTCCTTGGGAACCTATTCACCTACAATTATGGTTGACGAGACACTGAAAGTACACCGCTTCACAAAAGGCTTATCAAGCCGAATTCAGTCTGCACTAGCCGTTTATGAGCCGAACAATTTTGAAGACATGATGGGAGCCGCTATCCGAGCAGAGGCTGACATCAAGAGACGAGAGGAACAAAATAAGCTCAAGAGGCCTTCGTCCAACTTCAACCAAAGCCAAAAGTTCAAGAAGCTAGCCTCAAATGGCCAGTACCAAGGGCAAGCACCACCGCAGTACAAGAAAGAAGCCAAAGCCTGCCCAAAGTGCAAGAGAAAGCATGTTGGTGAATGCCGCTACACTGTGGGGGCGTGTTTTCGGTGCGGACAATTTGGGCATCGCATGAACCAATTCCCAAAGCCAGAAGATAAATAA